The Actinomycetota bacterium genome includes a region encoding these proteins:
- a CDS encoding hydrogenase expression protein HypE, whose product MEFMLEPAAKASTGKRLGPLEKVHAFWFAGMSCDGCTVTVSGAHAPSVESLLLGAHPGIPRVALHHPVVQIESGPNYFYAHELAVKGELDAPYVIILEGSISDEVRAYETGGYWSGAGEEPWGRGGEHRTVSIDEWIARMAPGAAASIAIGTCATWGGIPSAEGNPTGAMSLMDFLGKDYRSAYGVPVVNIPGCAPIGDNFTETVAAVLYFLQGYGPLPEFDEIGRPAWLFGETVHRHCVRGAYYEEGTYAKHFGDPECLVEIGCWGPVVNCNITSRGAINGYGGCMNSGGACIGCTMPGFPDKFTPFYKKPPGTLVSSSISRLVGSFVRPMRKYTNNHLNRETRWDEHGAVPSGWARAQSEPGFFNDLGHKFYDRLRRGTDTGRRRGDEWGKGGSDTVWTEVRDPSREEDLSLRPGSRR is encoded by the coding sequence ATGGAGTTTATGCTCGAGCCCGCCGCCAAGGCCAGTACCGGCAAGCGGCTGGGACCGCTGGAGAAGGTCCACGCGTTCTGGTTCGCCGGGATGAGCTGTGACGGGTGCACGGTGACGGTCAGCGGCGCCCACGCACCGTCGGTCGAGAGCCTGCTGCTCGGGGCGCACCCGGGCATCCCCCGGGTCGCCCTGCACCACCCGGTCGTCCAGATCGAGTCGGGCCCCAACTACTTCTACGCCCACGAGCTGGCGGTCAAGGGGGAGCTCGACGCCCCGTACGTGATCATCCTCGAGGGCTCGATCAGCGACGAGGTCCGTGCCTACGAGACAGGTGGGTACTGGTCGGGTGCCGGCGAGGAGCCCTGGGGTCGCGGTGGCGAGCACCGCACCGTGTCGATCGACGAGTGGATCGCCCGGATGGCGCCCGGTGCGGCGGCGTCGATCGCGATCGGGACCTGCGCCACCTGGGGCGGCATCCCCTCGGCGGAGGGCAACCCCACCGGGGCGATGAGCCTGATGGACTTCCTCGGGAAGGACTACCGCAGCGCCTACGGCGTCCCGGTCGTCAACATCCCCGGCTGCGCCCCGATCGGTGACAACTTCACCGAGACGGTCGCGGCCGTCCTGTACTTCCTGCAGGGCTACGGTCCTCTCCCCGAGTTCGACGAGATCGGTCGGCCGGCGTGGCTGTTCGGCGAGACCGTGCACCGCCACTGCGTCCGCGGCGCGTACTACGAGGAGGGCACCTACGCCAAGCACTTCGGCGACCCCGAGTGCCTGGTCGAGATCGGGTGCTGGGGGCCGGTGGTGAACTGCAACATCACCTCCCGCGGCGCCATCAACGGCTACGGCGGCTGCATGAACTCCGGTGGGGCGTGCATCGGGTGCACCATGCCCGGCTTCCCCGACAAGTTCACCCCCTTCTACAAGAAGCCGCCGGGGACGTTGGTGTCATCGAGCATCTCGCGGCTGGTCGGCAGCTTCGTCCGCCCGATGCGCAAGTACACCAACAACCACCTCAACCGTGAGACGCGGTGGGACGAGCACGGCGCGGTGCCCAGCGGCTGGGCCCGCGCGCAGTCCGAGCCAGGGTTCTTCAACGACCTCGGCCACAAGTTCTACGACCGCTTGCGCCGCGGCACCGACACCGGTCGGCGGCGTGGCGACGAGTGGGGCAAGGGCGGCTCCGACACCGTCTGGACCGAGGTGCGTGACCCGTCGCGGGAGGAGGACCTCTCGCTGCGGCCCGGCAGCCGGCGCTGA
- a CDS encoding tetratricopeptide repeat protein, whose amino-acid sequence MAATHDIDQRLEQLRSGLLRYRADRNPVEHATVQFHLGVTLLEAERIPQAVVALRIAAELFDREDRPVEHAKATNMFGVGLRSDGDSAGASEAFTRAADLFGEHGLNLEHGAALFNLGLVERDRGDLDAAADRFRQAFERFREEGPPGQASAAGRELGATLLSAGELDAALEPLDTAIKSATEAHDAAAAGAAANVLGLVHLAAERGEDAVAAFLTAVGTNPRSLRADAYAMAKANLALAYEQVDDHPRARLAARQARGTPAAPQPVVEQADAVLGRLGDGHDDLMIVLDQLPSDDRSREAREEFVRWADADPGERRAATGAWIDGQLARRGASIELAYTYLDVLLEMPNQDMEAVIRSTVEALQDRDTENRQRFRSQISRAMARFHIPQWDRLKAIFNRIAQEVGDDGTWE is encoded by the coding sequence GTGGCCGCCACCCACGACATCGACCAGCGTCTGGAGCAGCTGCGGTCGGGCTTGCTGCGCTACCGCGCCGATCGCAACCCCGTCGAGCACGCCACCGTGCAGTTCCACTTGGGTGTCACCCTGCTGGAGGCGGAGCGGATCCCCCAGGCTGTGGTGGCGCTGCGGATCGCAGCCGAACTGTTCGACCGCGAAGACCGCCCCGTGGAGCACGCCAAGGCCACCAACATGTTCGGTGTGGGCCTGCGCAGCGACGGCGACTCGGCTGGCGCATCCGAGGCCTTCACGCGGGCCGCGGACCTGTTCGGCGAGCATGGCCTGAACCTCGAGCACGGAGCGGCGCTGTTCAACCTGGGGCTCGTCGAGCGTGACCGCGGTGACCTCGACGCGGCGGCCGATCGGTTCCGTCAGGCCTTCGAGCGCTTCCGCGAGGAGGGACCGCCGGGGCAGGCCTCGGCTGCGGGCCGCGAGCTGGGCGCGACCCTGTTGTCGGCCGGGGAACTCGATGCGGCGCTGGAACCGCTGGACACCGCGATCAAGTCCGCGACCGAAGCTCACGACGCGGCTGCGGCCGGCGCCGCCGCCAACGTCTTGGGGCTGGTGCACCTGGCGGCCGAACGCGGTGAGGATGCGGTGGCGGCCTTCCTCACCGCCGTGGGGACCAACCCTCGATCCTTGCGGGCCGACGCCTACGCCATGGCGAAGGCCAACCTCGCACTGGCGTACGAGCAGGTCGACGACCATCCGCGGGCGCGGCTGGCGGCCCGTCAGGCGCGGGGCACGCCTGCGGCTCCACAACCGGTCGTCGAGCAGGCCGACGCGGTGCTGGGCCGCCTCGGTGACGGCCACGACGACCTGATGATCGTGCTCGACCAGCTCCCGTCGGACGATCGCTCCAGGGAGGCGCGCGAGGAGTTCGTCCGCTGGGCCGACGCGGACCCGGGCGAGCGCCGCGCCGCAACCGGCGCATGGATCGACGGCCAACTGGCCCGGCGTGGGGCCTCGATCGAGCTCGCCTACACCTACCTCGACGTCCTCCTCGAGATGCCCAACCAGGACATGGAGGCCGTCATCCGCAGCACCGTCGAGGCGTTGCAGGACCGCGACACCGAGAACCGCCAACGCTTCCGGTCGCAGATCTCGCGCGCGATGGCCCGGTTCCACATCCCGCAGTGGGACCGGTTGAAGGCGATCTTCAACCGGATCGCCCAAGAGGTGGGCGACGACGGCACCTGGGAGTAG
- a CDS encoding aldehyde dehydrogenase family protein, protein MTFVDPQPSAIGAPQLDLPDLFEPIVASTTDGVPTLRILVGGEWQAADTGEDFEVRSPIDGTLIARAQRGGKGDVERAIAAATAARTGFLEVPAAERLRICEDAAQVMAGSRSAFQHTITIDLGKTAASADSEAGTTIERLDLVREEVRKIFGEYIPGDWIPGTIGKRGVVLREPLGTVAAIGPFNYPLFIPASKIIPALAAGNTVVAKAPSDAPVALLMFARALEEAGLPAGALNVVTGPGSELGDALASHPDISMVSFTGSSTAGRALARAAGPKPIHLELGGNGAGIVLSDADVEDAAAKTVAGAFKLAGQRCSGLSRILVEEAVYDEYVQRALGEAQTWTAGDPRADGVGIGPLVNAEACETVHGLVRDALDKGAELLAGGETDAAYHQPTVLAAVPLDADIVWEETFGPVLTIVKVRDEDDALDVANRSRYGLDSAVFTSDLNRAWRVAGALEVGMVTVNDAPSHGVGHFPFGGRTPDSGVGREGLGYSIDECTALKTVVLPG, encoded by the coding sequence ATGACGTTCGTCGACCCGCAGCCGTCCGCCATCGGCGCCCCCCAACTGGACCTGCCGGACCTGTTCGAGCCGATCGTGGCGTCGACGACCGATGGGGTGCCGACCTTGCGCATCCTGGTCGGAGGCGAGTGGCAGGCGGCGGACACGGGCGAGGACTTCGAGGTCCGTTCGCCGATCGACGGCACCTTGATCGCCCGCGCGCAACGGGGCGGGAAGGGCGACGTCGAGCGTGCCATCGCGGCGGCCACCGCCGCCAGGACCGGCTTCCTGGAGGTCCCCGCCGCCGAGCGCCTGCGGATCTGCGAGGACGCGGCCCAGGTGATGGCTGGCTCCCGCAGCGCCTTCCAGCACACGATCACGATCGACCTGGGCAAGACCGCAGCGTCAGCGGACTCCGAGGCCGGCACGACCATCGAGCGGCTCGACCTCGTCCGTGAGGAGGTCCGGAAGATCTTCGGCGAGTACATCCCCGGCGACTGGATCCCCGGGACGATCGGCAAACGCGGCGTGGTGCTGCGCGAGCCGCTCGGCACGGTCGCAGCGATCGGCCCGTTCAACTACCCCCTGTTCATCCCCGCCTCCAAGATCATCCCGGCGCTCGCGGCCGGGAACACCGTCGTGGCCAAGGCACCCTCGGACGCCCCGGTCGCGTTGCTGATGTTCGCCCGGGCCCTGGAGGAGGCGGGTCTGCCCGCGGGCGCGCTGAACGTCGTCACCGGACCCGGCAGTGAGCTCGGCGACGCGCTGGCGTCCCACCCGGACATCTCCATGGTGTCGTTCACGGGGTCGAGCACGGCGGGGCGTGCACTCGCCCGCGCAGCCGGGCCCAAGCCGATCCACCTGGAGCTGGGCGGCAACGGTGCCGGGATCGTGCTGTCCGACGCCGACGTCGAGGACGCGGCGGCCAAGACCGTGGCCGGGGCGTTCAAGCTGGCAGGCCAGCGCTGCTCCGGACTGAGCCGCATCCTGGTCGAGGAGGCGGTGTACGACGAGTACGTGCAGCGGGCGCTGGGTGAGGCCCAGACCTGGACGGCCGGCGACCCGCGCGCGGACGGCGTCGGCATCGGGCCTCTGGTCAACGCCGAAGCCTGCGAGACCGTGCACGGCCTGGTCCGCGACGCCCTCGACAAGGGTGCGGAGCTGCTCGCCGGTGGCGAGACCGACGCGGCCTACCACCAACCCACCGTCCTGGCCGCGGTCCCCCTCGACGCGGACATCGTGTGGGAGGAGACGTTCGGTCCGGTCCTGACGATCGTCAAGGTCCGCGACGAGGACGACGCCCTCGATGTGGCGAACCGGTCGCGGTACGGGCTGGACTCCGCGGTGTTCACGTCAGACCTGAACCGGGCGTGGCGCGTGGCCGGCGCGTTGGAGGTCGGGATGGTCACCGTCAACGACGCCCCGTCGCACGGGGTGGGCCACTTCCCGTTCGGGGGCCGCACCCCCGACTCCGGCGTCGGCCGGGAGGGGCTGGGCTACTCAATCGACGAGTGCACCGCGCTCAAGACGGTCGTGCTACCGGGCTAA
- a CDS encoding PadR family transcriptional regulator, with protein MASDAPSGLPRNFLRPCLLLLLAEQPSHGYDLLEQLTDLGLEQTDPGGLYRALRAMEQERLIQSWWEPSDSGPARRTYVVTDDGRDWLHAWSGSLREVRRLLGRYLDRYEELFEGASVEVMP; from the coding sequence ATGGCCTCCGACGCCCCCAGCGGACTGCCCCGCAACTTCCTGCGGCCGTGCCTGCTGCTGCTCCTGGCCGAGCAGCCGTCGCACGGCTACGACCTGCTGGAGCAGTTGACGGACCTGGGTCTGGAACAGACCGACCCGGGCGGGCTGTACCGGGCACTGCGAGCCATGGAGCAGGAACGGCTGATCCAGTCGTGGTGGGAGCCGTCGGACTCGGGTCCCGCGCGGCGCACGTACGTCGTGACCGACGACGGCCGCGACTGGCTGCATGCGTGGTCCGGTTCCCTGCGTGAGGTCCGCCGGCTGCTGGGACGCTACCTCGACCGCTACGAGGAACTGTTCGAGGGCGCGAGCGTGGAGGTCATGCCATGA
- a CDS encoding P-loop NTPase, with amino-acid sequence MRIAVAGKGGAGKTTISATLARLLARSGAPVVAIDADSNPNLATALGVDRESEGEPAILPSSIVSRRLQGPALVEPVDDVLDHHTVRAPDGVRLTLMGMPAHANEGCLCSAHATVSAVLGDLGASPRITTIVDMEASPEHLSRGTARHVDVLLLVAEPYFRSLETVRRMAALAQELPIARLGVVANKVRSPADAEAIAEFCARHGFELVAQLPWSDAVVDADRAGVPLIEHADGAEVVQALADLAPRLLTAGQPTI; translated from the coding sequence ATGAGGATCGCCGTCGCCGGGAAGGGCGGGGCGGGCAAGACCACCATCTCGGCCACCCTGGCCCGCCTGCTGGCACGCTCCGGGGCGCCGGTGGTCGCGATCGACGCCGACAGCAACCCGAACCTGGCCACGGCGCTGGGCGTGGACCGCGAGAGTGAGGGCGAGCCCGCGATCCTGCCGTCCTCGATCGTGTCACGCCGGTTGCAGGGCCCCGCTCTCGTCGAACCGGTCGATGACGTCCTCGACCATCACACGGTCAGGGCACCCGACGGGGTCCGTCTGACGTTGATGGGCATGCCCGCCCACGCCAACGAGGGCTGCCTGTGCTCCGCGCACGCCACCGTCAGCGCCGTGCTCGGTGACCTCGGCGCCAGCCCGCGGATCACCACGATCGTGGACATGGAGGCCTCCCCGGAGCACCTGAGCCGCGGCACCGCCCGCCACGTCGACGTGCTGCTGCTCGTCGCCGAGCCCTACTTCCGGTCCCTGGAGACGGTGCGGCGCATGGCGGCGCTCGCCCAGGAGCTGCCGATCGCGCGGTTGGGGGTGGTGGCCAACAAGGTGCGCTCCCCCGCGGACGCCGAGGCGATCGCGGAGTTCTGTGCGCGCCACGGCTTCGAGCTCGTCGCCCAGCTGCCGTGGAGCGATGCGGTGGTCGACGCCGACCGGGCCGGCGTCCCGCTGATCGAGCACGCCGACGGGGCCGAGGTCGTCCAAGCGCTCGCAGACCTCGCACCGCGCCTGCTCACGGCAGGACAGCCCACCATCTGA
- a CDS encoding nickel-dependent hydrogenase large subunit, which translates to MCFKNLPIEFDAAGNASWKGGIPDPQSVTIARPELSLSEDERQEQIRRLVARNGHIKDLNMDPITRVAGALAIHVVADLDEGVYLDSHSQATLFRGYEVILMGRDPRDAIFVSSRACGVCGGVHAHAAAYAIEMAMGLTPPPLGTVVRNLGETAEMGYDNPLHLYLLAGPDYSESVVKQTNPELWPKAEKWKCPGANTHGFKTMADLMHALNPLTGALYREGLDFTRHFRESFALLHGKYPHPQTIVPGGVSTTLTLQTLNEYHSRLGKGYDYARRMIAVWDDIYAFFMEADERNMWVGYRPTNHIEPGFWDDPYAYDATYQNCNEWGLRRWSTPGVVVDGELKTNRLTDINIGWEEFVDHAYYDPSTTRRYSTDPLGNPITEHHPWNKRTLPRPGAKDFRGKYTWSTAPRWDRTVVETGAYSRLLMTALSQQLPENDFIEATGHSLRMVIPKAETHETEVEWHVPEVWNALERNRSRAYHFLFSQLVAMNNLLLAYRLLKSGERRVAAVKPDELDDYIPREETRSVGFWGAGRGWLLHHLVMDQGKIVNYQITTPSTINASPRDAFDQPGPYEEAVINTPILEDISDPSKFTSIDMMRSVRSFDPCMPCTTHVYTGQGTVTREVNTCACGADL; encoded by the coding sequence ATGTGCTTCAAGAACCTCCCCATCGAGTTCGACGCCGCGGGGAACGCGTCCTGGAAGGGCGGGATCCCCGATCCCCAGTCGGTGACGATCGCGCGGCCTGAGCTGTCACTATCCGAGGACGAGCGCCAGGAGCAGATCCGCCGCTTGGTGGCCCGCAACGGGCACATCAAGGACCTCAACATGGACCCGATCACGCGTGTGGCGGGCGCGCTGGCGATCCACGTCGTGGCTGACCTCGACGAGGGTGTGTACCTCGATTCGCATTCGCAGGCGACCCTGTTCCGCGGCTACGAGGTGATCCTGATGGGCCGCGACCCCCGGGACGCGATCTTCGTGTCGTCGCGGGCGTGCGGCGTGTGCGGAGGCGTGCACGCGCACGCCGCGGCCTACGCGATCGAGATGGCGATGGGTCTGACCCCGCCACCGCTGGGCACGGTCGTGCGCAACCTCGGCGAGACTGCCGAGATGGGCTACGACAACCCGCTGCACCTGTACCTGCTGGCCGGTCCGGACTACTCGGAGTCCGTCGTCAAGCAGACCAACCCCGAACTGTGGCCCAAGGCCGAGAAGTGGAAGTGCCCGGGTGCGAACACCCACGGGTTCAAGACGATGGCCGACCTGATGCATGCCCTGAACCCGCTGACGGGTGCCCTGTACCGGGAGGGTCTGGACTTCACGCGGCACTTCCGTGAGTCGTTCGCGCTGCTGCACGGCAAGTACCCGCACCCGCAGACGATCGTGCCCGGCGGCGTGTCGACCACGCTCACGCTCCAGACGCTGAACGAGTACCACTCGCGGCTGGGGAAGGGCTACGACTACGCGCGGCGGATGATCGCCGTGTGGGACGACATCTACGCCTTCTTCATGGAGGCCGACGAGCGCAACATGTGGGTCGGGTACCGTCCGACCAACCACATCGAGCCGGGCTTCTGGGACGACCCCTACGCGTACGACGCCACCTACCAGAACTGCAACGAGTGGGGGTTGCGTCGCTGGTCGACCCCGGGTGTCGTCGTCGACGGCGAGCTGAAGACCAACCGCCTGACCGACATCAACATCGGCTGGGAGGAGTTCGTCGACCACGCGTACTACGACCCGTCCACCACCAGGCGCTACTCGACCGACCCGCTGGGCAACCCGATCACCGAGCACCACCCGTGGAACAAGCGGACCCTGCCCCGCCCGGGCGCGAAGGACTTCCGCGGGAAGTACACCTGGTCGACGGCGCCCCGCTGGGACCGCACCGTCGTGGAGACCGGGGCGTACTCGCGCCTGCTGATGACCGCTCTGTCGCAGCAGCTGCCCGAGAACGACTTCATCGAGGCGACCGGGCACTCGCTGCGGATGGTCATCCCCAAGGCCGAGACCCACGAGACCGAGGTCGAGTGGCACGTCCCGGAGGTGTGGAACGCGCTGGAGCGCAACCGCAGCCGCGCGTACCACTTCCTGTTCTCGCAGCTCGTGGCGATGAACAACCTGCTGCTGGCGTACCGACTGCTCAAGTCGGGCGAGAGGCGCGTCGCTGCCGTCAAGCCAGACGAGCTCGACGACTACATCCCCCGGGAGGAGACCCGCAGCGTCGGCTTCTGGGGAGCGGGTCGTGGCTGGCTGCTGCACCACCTGGTCATGGACCAGGGCAAGATCGTCAACTACCAGATCACGACGCCGTCGACGATCAACGCCTCGCCGCGGGACGCCTTCGACCAGCCGGGTCCCTACGAGGAGGCGGTCATCAACACGCCGATCCTCGAGGACATCTCGGACCCGTCGAAGTTCACCTCGATCGACATGATGCGTTCGGTCCGCAGCTTCGACCCGTGCATGCCGTGCACCACGCACGTGTACACGGGTCAGGGGACCGTGACCCGCGAGGTGAACACCTGCGCTTGCGGCGCGGACCTGTAG
- a CDS encoding endonuclease/exonuclease/phosphatase family protein translates to MTAARPRLKEPSGQRPHGRERPRPPRWPAVFAGVYAAVTAATIVAWFLVGDLWWTQPVHATTFYWPLPAVPLAALALVRRRWRVALLLAVPAGLFVTAYGGLFVGASPAVDGDVRVASYNTYIRSSDLSHVFSIARAERPDVLLVQEITPRRAAELEAELGDTYPHRWFGDEVGRVGGVGVLSRFPIVALRPVPPPRPASRPTAVVHLDVGGRPLQIVPVHLTSPCPDCGASLLGRQRLEVDVRRAEIDAALAELDPDIPAVVGGDLNSTRRSDPYRHLVAAGFRDPQIEAGAGPGFTWPAGTDRLPDRPLLRIDWVMARGMIPVDAWVASTDGSDHRPVLADLAWPGGAGG, encoded by the coding sequence GTGACGGCCGCCCGGCCCCGCCTGAAGGAGCCGTCAGGCCAGCGTCCGCACGGCCGGGAACGGCCGCGCCCCCCGCGCTGGCCGGCCGTCTTCGCCGGCGTGTACGCCGCCGTGACCGCCGCCACAATCGTGGCGTGGTTCCTGGTCGGCGATCTGTGGTGGACCCAGCCGGTGCACGCCACGACGTTCTACTGGCCGCTCCCGGCCGTGCCGCTGGCGGCACTGGCCCTGGTGCGTCGTCGGTGGCGGGTTGCGCTCCTCCTCGCGGTGCCCGCCGGCCTCTTCGTGACGGCCTACGGGGGGCTGTTCGTCGGCGCGTCCCCGGCCGTCGACGGTGACGTCCGGGTCGCCTCGTACAACACCTACATCCGGTCGTCGGACCTGTCGCACGTGTTCAGCATCGCACGCGCCGAGAGGCCGGATGTGCTCCTGGTCCAGGAGATCACGCCGCGGCGCGCGGCGGAGCTCGAAGCTGAGCTGGGCGACACGTACCCGCATCGCTGGTTCGGGGACGAGGTCGGGCGCGTCGGCGGGGTCGGTGTGCTGTCGCGCTTCCCGATCGTCGCGCTCCGTCCGGTCCCACCCCCGCGACCAGCGTCACGGCCCACCGCGGTGGTCCACCTCGACGTCGGCGGCCGACCGTTGCAGATCGTCCCCGTGCACCTGACGTCGCCCTGTCCGGACTGTGGGGCGTCGTTGCTCGGCCGACAGCGGCTCGAGGTCGATGTCCGCCGGGCCGAGATCGACGCGGCCCTGGCCGAACTGGATCCGGACATCCCCGCAGTCGTCGGCGGCGACCTGAACTCGACCCGGCGGTCGGACCCCTACCGCCACCTGGTCGCGGCCGGGTTCCGTGACCCCCAGATCGAGGCGGGGGCCGGGCCGGGGTTCACGTGGCCCGCTGGCACCGATCGGCTGCCTGACCGGCCTCTGCTGCGCATCGACTGGGTCATGGCACGCGGGATGATCCCCGTTGACGCGTGGGTCGCGTCGACCGACGGCTCCGACCACCGCCCCGTCCTGGCCGATCTCGCCTGGCCGGGAGGGGCGGGGGGATGA
- a CDS encoding NifU family protein, which produces MDDLDALLTHLEELLESLQQLDEPIQEQVFDLLDGIDVLHRMALTHLGEALSDQVDLSELRQAHPAISWLFDAYAVGVDERAAAEQALEEIRPYIHSHGGEVEILQVQDGVVHVRMSGACSGCTASAVTLREGVETSLREHFPGFMHLTVEDDEAEPHAPPGPTLVQLQSGPPPGFE; this is translated from the coding sequence ATGGATGACCTCGACGCCCTGCTCACCCACCTCGAGGAACTGCTGGAGTCCCTCCAACAGCTCGACGAGCCGATCCAGGAACAGGTGTTCGACCTGCTCGACGGCATCGACGTCCTGCACCGCATGGCGCTGACCCACCTCGGGGAGGCTCTGAGCGATCAGGTTGATCTCAGCGAGCTGCGGCAGGCTCATCCGGCCATCTCGTGGCTGTTCGATGCCTACGCGGTCGGGGTCGACGAGCGCGCCGCGGCCGAGCAGGCCCTGGAGGAGATCCGCCCCTACATCCACTCCCACGGCGGCGAGGTCGAGATCCTCCAGGTCCAAGACGGCGTTGTCCACGTCCGCATGAGCGGGGCCTGCTCAGGCTGCACCGCCTCGGCGGTGACCCTTCGAGAAGGTGTCGAGACCTCGCTGCGGGAGCACTTCCCCGGGTTCATGCACCTGACGGTCGAGGACGACGAGGCCGAGCCACACGCCCCGCCCGGGCCCACCCTGGTGCAACTGCAGTCGGGACCGCCGCCCGGCTTCGAGTGA
- a CDS encoding DUF2510 domain-containing protein, with protein sequence MGPQPGWRPGPGAQRPPGWGPDPSGRYEERFFDGHNWTARIRMGGSEAIEREVDAGPGAGRWFPDPTGRFQERLFDGRRWTKIVRVAGTEAIDIRGVPAGTARPRGEAAAPSSATQPPGWYPDPSGEYPQGERFFDGFQWTAKARPGGRRAPVSPYPRAVLATGVVAVLILVIAIVAVIALM encoded by the coding sequence ATGGGACCGCAGCCGGGTTGGCGACCGGGCCCCGGTGCGCAACGTCCTCCCGGGTGGGGCCCGGATCCCAGCGGCCGGTACGAGGAACGCTTCTTCGACGGTCACAACTGGACCGCACGTATCCGGATGGGCGGCTCGGAGGCCATCGAGCGCGAGGTGGATGCGGGGCCGGGGGCCGGACGTTGGTTCCCCGACCCGACAGGCCGTTTCCAGGAGCGCCTGTTCGACGGGCGCCGCTGGACCAAGATCGTCCGGGTGGCCGGGACCGAGGCCATCGACATCCGGGGTGTCCCGGCCGGGACCGCACGCCCACGCGGAGAGGCTGCGGCGCCATCGTCGGCGACACAACCGCCCGGCTGGTACCCCGACCCGTCGGGCGAGTACCCGCAAGGGGAGCGGTTCTTCGACGGTTTCCAGTGGACGGCGAAGGCCAGGCCCGGCGGGCGTCGGGCCCCGGTTTCGCCGTACCCGCGTGCAGTGCTCGCGACGGGTGTGGTCGCCGTGCTGATCCTGGTGATCGCGATCGTGGCGGTGATCGCTCTGATGTGA
- a CDS encoding serine protease, with amino-acid sequence MPQVARESTFRVTVSQRQDVHGVATAIGARLLVTARHVVDGAGPLEVSTWDGRALGVEVLRMADAHDLAVLRTTRPLRHPVAFARHPPRTGEIVRVVGYPLGGEFTAMKGIVIDQLQGPVLGEPSNVLRVKAVVLPGYSGGPVLNARGELVGVVYAVGRDTRYALAIPASSVAQWLHRTSP; translated from the coding sequence ATGCCACAGGTGGCACGCGAGTCGACGTTCCGCGTCACCGTGTCACAACGCCAGGACGTCCATGGGGTCGCCACCGCCATCGGTGCGCGGCTGCTGGTCACGGCCCGGCACGTCGTGGACGGAGCCGGCCCACTGGAGGTCTCGACGTGGGACGGGCGCGCGCTCGGCGTCGAGGTCCTGCGCATGGCAGACGCTCACGACCTGGCGGTGCTGCGGACAACACGGCCGCTGCGACACCCGGTCGCGTTCGCCCGCCATCCGCCCCGCACCGGCGAGATCGTCCGGGTGGTCGGGTACCCACTCGGGGGCGAGTTCACCGCCATGAAGGGCATCGTGATCGACCAGCTTCAAGGGCCCGTTCTGGGTGAACCGTCCAACGTGCTGCGCGTGAAGGCGGTCGTGCTCCCAGGCTACTCGGGCGGGCCGGTGCTCAACGCACGCGGTGAGCTCGTCGGTGTGGTCTACGCCGTGGGACGGGACACGAGGTACGCGTTGGCCATCCCGGCCTCCTCGGTGGCGCAGTGGCTGCACAGGACCTCGCCGTAG